TTATCGTCTTTGCCGGCTCCTCCAGCTTCGATACGGGCCCCAGAAAATATCCGTGGTCTATCGCAAGCCATACCGCGTTTCCAGTCTTCGGCTTTATCAGCCTCGAGAGCCTGTTCTTCATGCCCCAATCCATATTCTACCTCCGAATTTTGCGATGTAAATAACCTCTACCTGCCTTTTAGCTTCGCCTTCAGGCTATGCAGCTCTTCTATCAGTTCCTTCGGTATACGGCCGTCAAACTTATTGAAAAAAGCTTCGGCGTCCTCTGACTCTTTTTGCCATTCATCGAATTTGACCGCGAAGAGGCGCTCGAGATTCTCCTTCGATATCGAGAGCCCTTTCAAATCAAGGTCATTGACATTCGGCAGATATCCAATCGGCGTTTCTCTGGCACCTATTTTATCATTAGTCCTTTCAATGATCCACTTCAGCACACGGATATTATCTCCGAAACCCGGCCATATGAATTTGCCCTGACCGTCGGTCCTGAACCAGTTAATAGAAAATATCTTTGGGGGACGGGTCATTCTCTTGCCAATGTCGAGCCAATGGCCGAAATAGTCACCCATATTGTAGCCGCAGAACGGGAGCATGGCCATCGGATCTCTCCTGAGAACTCCCTCCGCATGCGTGGCGGCCGCCGTCGTCTCGGAACCCATAAGAGCGCCGGAAAATACCCCATGCTGCCAATTCTTCGACTCTACAACCAGCGGCATCATATGGGTGCGCCGGCCCCCGAAAAGGATGGCCGAGATCGGCACTCCCCGCGGGTTCTCGAACTCCCTTGAAAGGCTCGGGCACTGTGAAACGGAAACGGTAAAACGTGAGTTCGGATGCGCGGCCTTTTGGCCCGAGGCCGGGTCATACTTATTACCCAGCCAGTCTATAAGATTTACCGGAGGGGTGCCATCTATACCTTCCCACCATGGTTCGTTCGTATCGGCGTTCAAAGCGGTATTCGTGAAGAGCGTCGGGTAGAATGTCCCTTTTAAGAGGGTGCGCATCATGTTGGGATTGGTCTTCATCGATGTGCCAGGCGCCACGCCGAAAAACCCGGTCTCCGGGTTGATCGCCCAGAGCCTGCCGTCGGATCCGACGTTGAGCCACGCGATATCATCGCCGAGCGTCCAGATTTTATAGCCGGGCAACGCGGACTCCAGCATCGCCAGGTTCGTCTTGCCGCAGGCGCTCGGCAGCGCGGCTGTGATGTAAGTGATATTGCCGGCGGGATCCTGTATCCCCACGATGACCATATGCTCGGCCAGCCATCCTTCCTTCTTGCCGAGCCATGACGCTATTCGCAGGCTGAAACATTTCTTGCCGAGAAGCGCGTTGCCGCCGTATCCGGAGCCGATCGACCATACCAGGTGCTCGTCCGGAAAATGCATGACAAACCGTTTGTTCGAATCGAAATCACCGACCGAGTGTATGCCTTTTACAAAATCGGCGCTGTTGCCGATCTTGGCGATAGAATACCTGGACATGCGCGTCATGATGCGCATGCTCACCGCGACATACGAAACATCCGTTAACTGAATACAGGCTTTGGCGTATGGCGACTGCGGATGGCCCATCATGTATGGAAGCACGTACATAGTGCGGCCCTTCATGCATCCGTCGGAGAGCTTTGCCATCTTCTCCTTCGCCTCTTTCGGGTCCATCCAATTGTTATTCGGGCCGGCCGTTTGCTTGTCGGGATGGCATACGAAAGTGAGATGCTCGGTGCGAGCGACATCTGTAGGATGGCTGCGGTGATAATAACTATTGGGGAAAGTTTTGTGATTTAACTCTTTGAAGACCGGGCTGCCTTCTATCTTCTCTTCCTTGATGCCGATCTCGATAAGGCGGTGCGCCTCTTCCTCGGAGCCGTCGCACCAGTATACTCTGTCGGGCTTTGTGAGCTTCGATACTTCATCTACCCATCTCTCCAGCGGCGTTGCCATCACATTCCCTTTAAAATAGCTATTTTTGCGGTTCGATAATTACTTTGATCGACTCTTTTGCCTCCGAGACAAGCCTGAACCCCAGGCCCGTCTCTCTCAGAGCGAGCCGGTGCGTTATCATATCATAAACACTTATTTTTTCAAGGCATATTTTATCCAGCGCGTCAAGGTGGTCCTGCGGGCTTCCCGCATAAGAGCTTGTCACGGTAACCTCGCTCCGCCAGAATATATCATTCGTTGAGACCGGAAGCGAGGCATCCTTACC
The genomic region above belongs to Candidatus Omnitrophota bacterium and contains:
- a CDS encoding phosphoenolpyruvate carboxykinase (GTP) — translated: MATPLERWVDEVSKLTKPDRVYWCDGSEEEAHRLIEIGIKEEKIEGSPVFKELNHKTFPNSYYHRSHPTDVARTEHLTFVCHPDKQTAGPNNNWMDPKEAKEKMAKLSDGCMKGRTMYVLPYMMGHPQSPYAKACIQLTDVSYVAVSMRIMTRMSRYSIAKIGNSADFVKGIHSVGDFDSNKRFVMHFPDEHLVWSIGSGYGGNALLGKKCFSLRIASWLGKKEGWLAEHMVIVGIQDPAGNITYITAALPSACGKTNLAMLESALPGYKIWTLGDDIAWLNVGSDGRLWAINPETGFFGVAPGTSMKTNPNMMRTLLKGTFYPTLFTNTALNADTNEPWWEGIDGTPPVNLIDWLGNKYDPASGQKAAHPNSRFTVSVSQCPSLSREFENPRGVPISAILFGGRRTHMMPLVVESKNWQHGVFSGALMGSETTAAATHAEGVLRRDPMAMLPFCGYNMGDYFGHWLDIGKRMTRPPKIFSINWFRTDGQGKFIWPGFGDNIRVLKWIIERTNDKIGARETPIGYLPNVNDLDLKGLSISKENLERLFAVKFDEWQKESEDAEAFFNKFDGRIPKELIEELHSLKAKLKGR